TTCAACGTCAAGGGTGGAAGGTGTGAAGCCTGTCAGGGAGAAGGAGTCATAAAGGTTGAGATGCACTTCTTACCTCCCGTTTACGTGACCTGTGAAGTTTGTAAAGGAAAACGCTACAACAGGGAAACTCTTGAGATAACCTACAAAGGCAAGAATATAGCGGACGTCCTTGAAATGACCGTGGACGAAGCGTACGATTTCTTTGAAAATCACCCCGCAATCAGGAGAAAACTCCAAATTTTAAAGGACGTGGGGCTGGGATACATAAAGCTCGGGCAACCCGCTCCCACGCTCTCGGGCGGTGAAGCACAGAGGATAAAACTCGCGAGGGAACTCTCCAAAAAGGAAACCGGAAGAACCCTTTACCTCCTCGACGAACCCACAACGGGACTACATATGGACGACGTTAAGAAACTCATAGACGTCCTTCAAAGGCTCGTTGATAAAGGAAACACGGTAGTCGTAATAGAACACAACCTTGACGTTATAAAGTGTGCTGACTGGATTATAGACCTCGGTCCCGAAGGCGGTGAGAGAGGCGGTCAGGTTGTAGCCGTTGGAACTCCCGAGGAGGTAGCTCAAAATCCAAACTCATACACGGGCAAGTACCTGAGAAAGTACCTGAAAAAGGAAACCCTAAAGGTTTAGTAAGCAATGTGGTCGGGGTTTTTCTTCGCCTCGTAGAGTTTTTTATCTACTTCCTTTAATATCTCTTCCGGGGAATTGAAGTTTTCGTTGACTTCCAGAATTCCAAAACTCGCAGAAACTTTTAATTCCTTATCTTCACAGTAAAAGGTATGGTTTTGTATGACCGTTTTTAAGCGTCTTGCGATGTTTACAGCATCTTCCAGTTTTACACCGGGAAGTATTATTAGAAACTCATCTCCTCCGTACCTTCCGATGGCATCTTTTGCCCTCAAATACTTCCTGAGGATTTCGCCTATTCCCTTGAGTATGCAGTCTCCCACGAGGTGCCCGTACTCGTCGTTAATTTCCTTAAAGTTATTTAAATCCATCATTATTACGGAGAAGGGGTATCCGTAGTTTTTATAATCCTTGAAGTAATCCTCCAGAGCTTTCTGAATAGAACGCCTGTTTTTTAATCCGGTGAGGTAATCTATAAAAGCCTGTTTCTTTAAAGCGTCAAGTTCTTTTTTGAGTCTTTCTGTTTCCTTTTGTTTTTCTTGAAGCTTTGCTATTAACTCTTGATTGACTTTCCTCAGTTCGGAAACCTCTTTCAAAATATCCTTTAAAATGCTAATTTCTTCCTGCCTTGAGTAATCTTCCAAGGTTTTTTCGTGCTTTTCTATCTTTTTATCGTACTTTTCAACCGTCTCCAGATACTCGTAAACCGTGTGTCTAACTTCAGTAAGAATTCTTTCTATCTCGTTAGAAAGCCTCAGGTCTATTTTAGCTTCTTTGAAAATCTTGTAGTATATGTCTATTATTTGCTCCGTAGTTGCCTCTATGTTATTTTCAACGATGTAGCAAAATACGAAAAACCACTTCGCGTAGTTCCGGGGAACGGGGACTATGTTATGCTCAACAAAGAAGTTAAACATACGCTTTATTACTTCCTTCAGGTTTCTTTTATCTACTTCGTTTAATTCTTCCCCTTCCCTTATTTTCTCATGGATCCTGCACTTGAATTCCATTAGGAGTAAATTTTAGCAAACTTTAACTAACCCTTCCGGCACAAGGTTATTTTCCTTTATCCACTTTTCCATAGTCTCGAGTGCCCTTTTAGCCATTAATTCCTTTCTCTTCTTCTTATCCCTTACCTTCTTTTCCAGAGGGGGAAGGAGTCCGAATACGGGGTTCATGGGCTGGAGTTCTCCTTCTTTTGTTACTATGTAATTGACGAGAGCACCGAGCATAGTTTCTGTTGGAGCTTTTAAGGGTTTTTCTCCTCTCGCGAGTCTTCCCGCATTTATGCCTGCCAGTATTCCCGTGGCGGAAGAGGCGACGTAACCTTCCACTCCCGTTATCTGTCCCGCGAAGAAGATATTTTCCTTCTTCTTCAGGTTCAGGTAATGGGTGAGGACCTTGTTTGACTGGATAAAAGTGTTCCTGTGCATGGAACCTAGTCTCACGAACACCGCGTTCCTGAGGCAGGGAATGAGTCTAAAGACTCTCTTTTGTTCCTTGTAAGTCAGTTTTGTTTGAAATCCCACGAGGGAGAGTAGTGTCCCTTCCTTGTTTTCCTTCCTCAGCTGAACCACCGCAAAGGGTTCTTTACCGGTTCTCGGGTCTACGAGCCCCACGGGTTTCATAGGTCCGAAGAGAAGGGTTTTGTATCCCCTTTCCGCCATTTCTTCTATCGGAAGGCAACCCTCAAAGTGAACGGCCTTTTCAAAATCCTTCGGCTTAACCTTTTCGGCTTTTAGGAGTTCCTCGTAAAATTTCTTATACTCCTCTTCCGTAAGGACGCAGTTGAAGTAATCGTCTCCACCTTTTCCGTACCTCGAGCCCCAGAAACCCTTGCTAAAGTCCACGCTTTCCGCTTCAACTATCGGAGCTATTGCGTCGTAAAAGTAGAGGGTATCGTACCCAACTAGTTCCTTTATTTTTTCAGAAAGTGCGTCCGAGGTAAGGGGTCCCGTCGCTATAACGACAACCTCATCCTCCGGAATTTCCTTTACCTCTTCCCTGATAAGGGTTATGTTGGGGTGGCTTTCTATCTTTTCGGTTATGTATTCGGAAAATATCTTTCTGTCAACTCCAAGTGCTCCGCCCGCGGGCACCCTTGCTACCTTTGCCGCCTCAATCACTAAAGAGCCGAGCTTCTGCATTTCCGCCTTCAAAAGCCCGGCTCCAGTTGTTAATTCCAGTCCTCCGAGCGTATTACTGCAAACGAGTTCCGCCAGATTTCCCGTTTTGTGAGCGGGAGTCATCTTCTTGGGTCTCATTTCGTAGAGTATTACCCTGTGTCCTTCGTTTGCGAGTCTCCACGCTGCTTCTGAGCCAGCAAGCCCTCCTCCGATTACTATAACCTTTTCCTTCATTGCTTTTATGAATTTAAACTAAAGTTTTGTATATGAGAAGAGCTGTAATCATACCTGCAAGACTAGGCTCAACAAGGCTAAAGGAAAAACCTTTAAAAAATTTACTCGGAAAGCCCCTCATAAGGTGGGTAGTTGAAGGACTCGTAAAAACGGGAGAGAGGGTAATCCTCGCTACGGACAGCGAAAGGGTAAAGGAAGTGGTTGAGGACCTATGTGAAGTTTTCCTTACCCCCTCGGACCTGCCCTCGGGCAGTGACAGAGTTCTGTACGTCGTTAGAGATTTGGATGTTGACTTAATTATCAATTATCAGGGAGATGAGCCCTTTGTTTACGAGGAAGATATAAAATTGATATTTAGAGAACTTGAAAAGGGAGAAAGAGTTGTAACCCTTGCAAGGAAGGACAAGGAGGCTTACGAGAGACCTGAAGACGTGAAGGTGGTTCTGGACAGGGAAGGATACGCCCTTTACTTTTCCCGCTCACCTATCCCATACTTTAGGAAAAATGATACATTTTATCCTTTAAAACACGTAGGGATTTACGGCTTCAGAAAGGAAACTTTAATGGAGTTCGGCGCTATGCCTCCCTCAAAACTTGAACAAATAGAAGGACTTGAACAGTTAAGGCTTTTAGAGAACGGAATAAAGATAAAGGTTTTAATTACGGAGAATTACTACCACGGAGTTGATACGGAGGAGGACTTAAAGATAGTGGAAGAAAAGTTAAAAAATTTATAAAAAAAGGAAAGCTCCTCGCAGGGGCAAAAAGGAACTGTCAGAAGTAAAACTGCATCTGTATCTGGTGAACCGTTTGGTCCTTTTCGTCTTTTTCTTTGTTATCTATAAACAGGACGTTGTAGCCCCACTTAATCTTATGACCTTTTATGTAGTGGTTGAAACCGAGGGTGATTATGTCTTTCTTGTGTTTAGTAACGTCGTTCTTTTTATCTTCCTGCTTGAAGTGTTCGTACCTCGCTGCGGGTTCAAACTTTCCGTAAGGAGTGGGTATCAGGTATCCTGCCTGAATGTAGTAACCTTTTTCTTCAAGGTCTAACTTATCGTACTTCATCTTCACGTATTCCGCCTGAGCGACGAGTGCACCTGGTCCCAAGTGGAACCTTCCGAATATATCTCCGCCCCAGACAGTTGCTTCTTCATTCTTTATGTTTTTATCCGTTATATCAAAATCGCTGTTCTTAGCGTAATTGAGTCCTACGCTGATCACGTCTCCTTTGTTCTTTTCACCTATACCAGTGTCGTCCTTTTTCTTTTCTACGAATCCCGGAGGAGAGAACTCAAGTCTTATGGCGTAAGCGTCACCGAGGGAAGTATCCGCTTTTACTGTTCCTCCTGTCTTGTTTTTACTTTCTATGGTTGAACCGTCCCATATTGAGAGCATGTACCTGAATATTCCGCCTGCAACCTTTCCGTGGAACATTATTTGGTTGGAGTCGTAATCTCCGAGCCACTTCTTGGCGTCTTCCGTAACGTAGGGTCTCTCTATCAGGAGCTGTCTTGAGGAAGAAGTTAGGGAAACTCTTGAGTAGGGTATCTTATTCTTACCTATCCTTACCGCAAACTCGTCAACAAAGGTCCAGTCTGCATAAGCGTACTTAACTTTTGGATCAAAGGAATGGTGTTCCTTTTCTCCTTTCTTGTAATCGTAGTCCCTTTCTCCTTTGTCCGAGTGTAAGGTAAAGTTTATCTTTAGTTTCTTACCGAAGGGTATATTCTTCCATTCTTTGGAAATTTCAAGTCTTACCCTTCTGAAGTAAAAGTCACTCCTGCTCTTGTAGTCGTTGTTTTCCTTGTAAATATCACCGAAATCAATTCTGGGCTGGAGCCTGATTTTTACCTTCAAGTGAGGGTGTTTCTTAGCAACTTTTTTCACTTCCTTTGCTTCTTCTTTGGTAATTACCCCCTTTTCTTCTAGTTTTTTCAGAAGGACGTCCAAGGGATCACTTTCTGCAAAGCTAACAACCGGCAGAATGGCAGAAGCAAGCATAAGTCTTTTCAACATTTTCCACCTCCTTATCGATCAATCATTTGTTGAGGGAGTTTAAATGAATTTTGTTAAGATTTTTTTTAGAAAAAATTAAAAAATTGTTAAGAGGAGAAAAAAGGAAGGAATTAATCCGCCATCAGGTCTCTTTTTATCATCTCAGGAGTGGGACAGGCTTCTGGAGGCATCCTCTTTATTTTGGAAGCATAGTACATGACGGGAATGAGAACGAGGGTGAGGGTCGTAGAACCTATGGTTCCGAAGATAAGGGATATAGCAAGTCCGTTGAATATCGGGTCAAAGATTATAACGAAAGCACCGATTATAACAGCAGCTGCTGTAAGGAGTATGGGTCTGGTTCTTATGACTCCCGCTTCCACTACGGCAACGTGAACGGGGAGTCCTTCTTTTAACCTCTGCTCCGCAAAGTCAACGAGGAGAATAGAGTTTCTCACTATGATACCGCCGAGGGCGATAAAACCTATCATAGAAGTTGCGGTGAAGAAGACGTTACCCATTATCTTGTCCATGAGCCAGTGTCCGGGGATTATTCCCACCAGCGTCAGGGGTATGGGGGCAAGGATAATTCCGGGTATCCTGAAGTCTTTGAACCATCCCAGGACGAGGACGTACATAACGAATACCGCAACCGCGAAGGCGAGTCCGAGGTCTCTGAACACTTCAAGGGTTATGTGCATTTCCCCGTCCCACTTCACGTAAACCCTGTCCTCAAGGACGGGCAGGGACATCCAGAGTTCTCCCACTTCTCCGTAAGGGTTTTCTATATTGAGGATTTTATCCCTGACGTCCAGTATTCCGTAAATGGGTGCCTCTTCCCTTCCAGCAACGTCACCGATAACGTATATAACCCTTCTGAGGTTCTTGTGGTAAATAGTTTCGGGAATGGGACCTTCTTTAATTTCCACGAGTTCTGAAAGCGGGATAAGCTTTCCTTCCCTGTTGGGTATCTTTACATTTTTAAGTAGCTCAGGAACCCTGTACTTTTCGTCGAGTCTTATTATTATGGGAACGTGTTCCGTGTCGGTAGTTTGCATTATGCCCGCCTGCCATCCGCCTATGAGAGCTTTGAGCGTGTAAACGACTTCCTGCTTTGTGAGTCCTGCAAGTTTTACCTTGTCCTCTTTAACCTCGAACCTTATCATGGGAGCGGGGTATTCAAGGTAAATTCCCTCATCGGTTATGGCGGGTGAGTCTTTGAATATCTTGAGAACCCTCCATGCGAATTCTCTCTGAACTTTCATGTCAGGGGCGTAAACTTCCGCGACTATCGGGGAGAGAACAGGAGGTCCGGGCGGGACTTCTACCACAGCTACGTACTTAGCACCGTACTTGCTGGCTATTTCATGAACTTTCGGTCTTATAAGTTTTGCAAATTCGTGGGACTGTAAATCCCTGTCATGCTTTCCTACGAGGTTTACCTGAATTTCTGCAAGGTTTGAAGCCTGCCTGAGGTAGTAGTGTCTCACTAGTCCGTTAAAGGTAAAGGGTGCAGCGGTTCCCGCGTATATCTGGTAATCCGTGACTATAGAATACCTTCCCACGTAATCCGCGATTTCCTTTGCGACTTTTAAGGTGTCTTCGAGTGTCGTTCCTTCGGGCATGTCAAGGACTATCTCTAGTTCGGATTTGTTGTCGTAAGGGAGCATCTTAACGAGAACAGTTTTTGTAAAGAGCAGTCCCACGGAACCGCCCATGAGGGCGAGGACGAATAGGTAGAAGGCATACCTCTTTAACTTGCTCGCAAGAAGCGGATACATTATGTGACAGTAAAGCTTCCAGAAAAGCGTTTTCCTTATGTTTATCTCTTCGTGTTCCCTTTCTTTCTTGAGGATGTGGTAAGCCGCCCAGGGTGTTACGATAAACGCAACTAAAAGCGAGAAGAACATTGCGACCGAAGCGTTGATGGGTATGGGTCTCATGTAGGGACCCATCATTCCAGTGACAAAAGCCATGGGCATCAGAGCGGCTATAACGGTGAAGGTTGCGAGGATTGTGGGGTTTCCTACCTCGTCCGTTGCGTGGACTATGGCGTCTCTGGGGGGCAGTTTTTGCATTTCAAACCATCTGTGTATGTTCTCAACGACGACTATCGCGTCGTCAACGAGTATACCGATGGAGAATATAAGTGCGAAAAGCGTAACCCTGTTGAGGGTAAATCCGTACATTTCGTTTAAAAAGAGTGCTATGGAGAGTGTAACGGGAACCGCCAGACCGACTACTATCGCTTCCCTCACTCCTAACGAGACCGCAATCAGGAGAACAACGGAGAAGGTAGCTATAAAGAGGTGTTCGAGAAGTTCCAACGCCTTTTCCTGTGCGGTCTCACCGTAGTTCCTCGTCACGGTTATGTTCACGTCCGAGGGGATTACCTTTCCTTTTAAGCTTTCAACGAACTCAATAACCTGCTCCGCAACAACTACCGCGTTAGTTCCCTTTCTCTTCGCCACCGCTATCGTGACGGCGGGATAAAGCTCTCCCGGTTTTCCTTCTATGCCCTTGTACTCGTGAGCTTCACCGATTCCGAAAAAGACGTAATCCTTTATCTCGGAGGGACCGTCCACAATCTTCGCTACGTCCTTTAAGAATATGACCCTTCCGTTCCTAACACCTACAACTACGTTTTCAACGTCTCTGACTGATTTGAAAAATGGACCCGTCTTTACAAGGTATTCCATATTCCCCTTGTTTATCTTTCCGCTTATAGCCTGAGCGTTTGCGCTCCTTAAAAGTTGGTCTATGTAAAGGGGAGATATTCCGTAGGCTGCCATTTTGGCAGGGTCGAGAATTATCCTTATCTGCCTCGGTCTTCCGCCGATAAGGTAAACATTTGCAACGTTTTCAATCTTCTTTATCTCGTTCTGGAGCGTAGCCGCGAGTCTTCTTAACTCGTACCAGTCGTAATTCTCACCCCAGAGTGTTAGCGTAAGGATTGGAACGTCGTCTATTGACATGAGCCTGACTACAGGGGGAAGGATTACTCCGGGAGGTGCCTTGTCCAGCGCGGACATCATCTTGGAGTTGAGGTCAACGAGTGCCTTTACGGGGTCCGTTCCCACGTAGAACCTTGCAGTCACTATTCCCATATCGTTTGTGGAAGCTGAATATATGTACTCTATGTCTTTTAGTTCCCAGAGAATCTTTTCCAAGGGAAAGACTACCCTCGCTTCAACTTCCTCGGGAGTTGCCCCAGGGTAAGGGATAAATATATCTATCATCGGAACTACTATCTGGGGCTCTTCTTCCCTCGGTGTAGTTAAAACCGCAAACAGTCCTAAAGCGAGAGAAACGAGTATGAGTATGGGAGTGAGTTTAGAGTCTATAAAGAAGTTTGCGAGTCTTCCTGCCAATCCGTACATCGGATTAACCTCCTACCCTGCAACCTTCACAGGCCCTTTCTATACCCTCAACCACAATCCTTTCTCCGGGAGAAAGACCTGCAAGGACCTCGTAGTAATTGCCTAACTTCCTTCCGAGTCTGATAAGCCTGAGCTGAAGTGTGCCGTCGGGTTTTACGACCCATACTCCCGTAAAGTCCCACCTCTTGTAAATCGCCTTTTCAGGTATGAGAACCGTGGGTTCTTCTATTTTCTCAAGTTTGAAAACCTTTACAAAGAGTCCGCTCTTTACGTTGTTGTCGTCTATTAAAGCCTTTACCTTAAAGGTTCTGCTCACGGGATCCACCGCGGGCTCCACTTCGACTACTTTTGCAGGGAACACCCTTCCGAGCTTTTCAACGTAGACTTCCAGCGTGTCTCCTATATTTATCTCTCCGAAGTATTTCTCGGGGAAACTGACTTCTACCTTGTAGGGTCTCGTTTCAAGTACTGCAAGGGGCATACCGGGGTTTGCTATGTCTCCCCTGTCTACCATTTTCTGTATTACGTAACCGTCAAAGGGAGCTTTTACTTCCGCATAAGAAAGCTGAGCCTTTGCGGAGTTATAAGCTTCCCTAGCTACCCTGATTTCGGCTTTTGCCGCCTGGAGTTTTGCCTTTGCAGCGAGGTACTGTGCTTCTACTTGATCAAATTCATGTTGAGTTATCGCACCTTCTTTTAGGAGTTTCTTAAACCTCTCGTATGTCTTCTTTACGGCCTCGTAGTGTGCCTTTGCGGCTTCGTAATTCTTTTGAGCTTGAGCAATTCTTTGCTTCATTATGTTTATCTGAGCCTTTACGTCTCTTGGGTCTATAACAAATAGAGTTTGACCTTTTTTGACGAAATCTCCCTCTTTTACCTTTACGTCAACCAC
The genomic region above belongs to Aquifex aeolicus VF5 and contains:
- a CDS encoding GGDEF domain-containing protein produces the protein MEFKCRIHEKIREGEELNEVDKRNLKEVIKRMFNFFVEHNIVPVPRNYAKWFFVFCYIVENNIEATTEQIIDIYYKIFKEAKIDLRLSNEIERILTEVRHTVYEYLETVEKYDKKIEKHEKTLEDYSRQEEISILKDILKEVSELRKVNQELIAKLQEKQKETERLKKELDALKKQAFIDYLTGLKNRRSIQKALEDYFKDYKNYGYPFSVIMMDLNNFKEINDEYGHLVGDCILKGIGEILRKYLRAKDAIGRYGGDEFLIILPGVKLEDAVNIARRLKTVIQNHTFYCEDKELKVSASFGILEVNENFNSPEEILKEVDKKLYEAKKNPDHIAY
- the trmFO gene encoding FADH(2)-oxidizing methylenetetrahydrofolate--tRNA-(uracil(54)-C(5))-methyltransferase TrmFO, yielding MKEKVIVIGGGLAGSEAAWRLANEGHRVILYEMRPKKMTPAHKTGNLAELVCSNTLGGLELTTGAGLLKAEMQKLGSLVIEAAKVARVPAGGALGVDRKIFSEYITEKIESHPNITLIREEVKEIPEDEVVVIATGPLTSDALSEKIKELVGYDTLYFYDAIAPIVEAESVDFSKGFWGSRYGKGGDDYFNCVLTEEEYKKFYEELLKAEKVKPKDFEKAVHFEGCLPIEEMAERGYKTLLFGPMKPVGLVDPRTGKEPFAVVQLRKENKEGTLLSLVGFQTKLTYKEQKRVFRLIPCLRNAVFVRLGSMHRNTFIQSNKVLTHYLNLKKKENIFFAGQITGVEGYVASSATGILAGINAGRLARGEKPLKAPTETMLGALVNYIVTKEGELQPMNPVFGLLPPLEKKVRDKKKRKELMAKRALETMEKWIKENNLVPEGLVKVC
- the kdsB gene encoding 3-deoxy-manno-octulosonate cytidylyltransferase; the encoded protein is MRRAVIIPARLGSTRLKEKPLKNLLGKPLIRWVVEGLVKTGERVILATDSERVKEVVEDLCEVFLTPSDLPSGSDRVLYVVRDLDVDLIINYQGDEPFVYEEDIKLIFRELEKGERVVTLARKDKEAYERPEDVKVVLDREGYALYFSRSPIPYFRKNDTFYPLKHVGIYGFRKETLMEFGAMPPSKLEQIEGLEQLRLLENGIKIKVLITENYYHGVDTEEDLKIVEEKLKNL
- a CDS encoding OprO/OprP family phosphate-selective porin encodes the protein MLKRLMLASAILPVVSFAESDPLDVLLKKLEEKGVITKEEAKEVKKVAKKHPHLKVKIRLQPRIDFGDIYKENNDYKSRSDFYFRRVRLEISKEWKNIPFGKKLKINFTLHSDKGERDYDYKKGEKEHHSFDPKVKYAYADWTFVDEFAVRIGKNKIPYSRVSLTSSSRQLLIERPYVTEDAKKWLGDYDSNQIMFHGKVAGGIFRYMLSIWDGSTIESKNKTGGTVKADTSLGDAYAIRLEFSPPGFVEKKKDDTGIGEKNKGDVISVGLNYAKNSDFDITDKNIKNEEATVWGGDIFGRFHLGPGALVAQAEYVKMKYDKLDLEEKGYYIQAGYLIPTPYGKFEPAARYEHFKQEDKKNDVTKHKKDIITLGFNHYIKGHKIKWGYNVLFIDNKEKDEKDQTVHQIQMQFYF
- a CDS encoding efflux RND transporter permease subunit is translated as MYGLAGRLANFFIDSKLTPILILVSLALGLFAVLTTPREEEPQIVVPMIDIFIPYPGATPEEVEARVVFPLEKILWELKDIEYIYSASTNDMGIVTARFYVGTDPVKALVDLNSKMMSALDKAPPGVILPPVVRLMSIDDVPILTLTLWGENYDWYELRRLAATLQNEIKKIENVANVYLIGGRPRQIRIILDPAKMAAYGISPLYIDQLLRSANAQAISGKINKGNMEYLVKTGPFFKSVRDVENVVVGVRNGRVIFLKDVAKIVDGPSEIKDYVFFGIGEAHEYKGIEGKPGELYPAVTIAVAKRKGTNAVVVAEQVIEFVESLKGKVIPSDVNITVTRNYGETAQEKALELLEHLFIATFSVVLLIAVSLGVREAIVVGLAVPVTLSIALFLNEMYGFTLNRVTLFALIFSIGILVDDAIVVVENIHRWFEMQKLPPRDAIVHATDEVGNPTILATFTVIAALMPMAFVTGMMGPYMRPIPINASVAMFFSLLVAFIVTPWAAYHILKKEREHEEINIRKTLFWKLYCHIMYPLLASKLKRYAFYLFVLALMGGSVGLLFTKTVLVKMLPYDNKSELEIVLDMPEGTTLEDTLKVAKEIADYVGRYSIVTDYQIYAGTAAPFTFNGLVRHYYLRQASNLAEIQVNLVGKHDRDLQSHEFAKLIRPKVHEIASKYGAKYVAVVEVPPGPPVLSPIVAEVYAPDMKVQREFAWRVLKIFKDSPAITDEGIYLEYPAPMIRFEVKEDKVKLAGLTKQEVVYTLKALIGGWQAGIMQTTDTEHVPIIIRLDEKYRVPELLKNVKIPNREGKLIPLSELVEIKEGPIPETIYHKNLRRVIYVIGDVAGREEAPIYGILDVRDKILNIENPYGEVGELWMSLPVLEDRVYVKWDGEMHITLEVFRDLGLAFAVAVFVMYVLVLGWFKDFRIPGIILAPIPLTLVGIIPGHWLMDKIMGNVFFTATSMIGFIALGGIIVRNSILLVDFAEQRLKEGLPVHVAVVEAGVIRTRPILLTAAAVIIGAFVIIFDPIFNGLAISLIFGTIGSTTLTLVLIPVMYYASKIKRMPPEACPTPEMIKRDLMAD
- the czcB gene encoding CzcB/NccB family metal efflux transporter periplasmic adaptor subunit — translated: MKTLIKYMVFLVIPIVLIIMWLAGVFHPKIHAEEVKRETKTVSGLVVEPVKVVKEVPVEYPGTIVAGDRAEISTRVMGYVVDVKVKEGDFVKKGQTLFVIDPRDVKAQINIMKQRIAQAQKNYEAAKAHYEAVKKTYERFKKLLKEGAITQHEFDQVEAQYLAAKAKLQAAKAEIRVAREAYNSAKAQLSYAEVKAPFDGYVIQKMVDRGDIANPGMPLAVLETRPYKVEVSFPEKYFGEINIGDTLEVYVEKLGRVFPAKVVEVEPAVDPVSRTFKVKALIDDNNVKSGLFVKVFKLEKIEEPTVLIPEKAIYKRWDFTGVWVVKPDGTLQLRLIRLGRKLGNYYEVLAGLSPGERIVVEGIERACEGCRVGG